From one Lolium rigidum isolate FL_2022 chromosome 4, APGP_CSIRO_Lrig_0.1, whole genome shotgun sequence genomic stretch:
- the LOC124649398 gene encoding uncharacterized protein LOC124649398 gives MGVLWSSLWGKPEPPPPMVLVPPLFDYPPIAARTRMSVPAYEVMFGKLPLRSLFEDYFDHAGSMTSRFMLKPLEDPHVDLVANVSAAAGANSGTEVKGDALFRWQKDLYDPHTFVELLASTSDPMLKLRSCGYYPEYHVGTFWTLPLLMGNRVSSEDYGVLGVRYGSENLSIGASFVPVPASGEVPYGAWLVAKKGSLTAGAQYKPLSGNQHPMPYTDPKNWNYAISYAVGTTSPLSPSFICSLELARNKQLIASFYQHLVVQRRVKNPFEDDQVVGITNYIDLGLELAGGIDKDKPTESANNNLFQLAASWQANKNFMLKGKLGPSKSSVALAFKSWWRPSFTLSVTAVNDHTKGTTSYGFGIRVEDLRKASYEKADANYVMLTPNKQHLAPAVMFQYGERPMFQADVDSGNFDHLPAEMRPIGKIL, from the exons ATGGGCGTCCTGTGGAGCAGCCTCTGGGGcaagccggagccgccgccgccgatggtgcTGGTGCCGCCGCTCTTCGACTACCCGCCCATCGCCGCCCGCACCAG GATGTCGGTGCCGGCAtacgaggtgatgttcgggaagctccCCTTGCGCAGTCTGTTCGAGGACTACTTCGACCACGCGGGGAGCATGACCTCCAGGTTCATGCTCAAGCCGCTGGAGGATCCTCACGTCGACTTGGTCGCCAAC GTATCTGCAGCTGCCGGTGCAAATAGTGGAACGGAAGTAAAAGGAGACGCTCTGTTCCGCTGGCAGAA AGATTTATATGATCCCCATACCTTTGTGGAACTTCTTGCATCGACTTCAGACCC CATGTTGAAGCTGAGGTCATGTGGTTACTACCCTGAGTATCACGTTGGTACATTTTGGACACTCCCTTTGCTAATGGGAAACAG GGTGTCTTCTGAGGACTATGGTGTCCTGGGTGTAAGGTATGGTTCAGAGAATCTATCAATTGGGGCGTCCTTTGTACCAGTGCCTG CATCTGGTGAGGTGCCATATGGAGCATGGTTGGTTGCGAAAAAAGGAAGTTTAACTGCAGGAGCACAATATAAGCCACTTA GTGGAAACCAACATCCTATGCCATATACGGACCCGAAGAACTGGAATTATGCAATCAGTTATGCTGTTGGCACAACAAGCCCTCTCAGCCCTTCATTCATCTGTTCCCTAGAGCTTGCAAGAAATAAACAG CTTATTGCATCATTCTATCAGCACCTGGTTGTTCAAAGAAGG GTGAAGAATCCTTTTGAAGATGATCAGGTTGTTGGTATCACAAACTACATAGATTTGGGGCTTGAGTTGGCTGGAGG GATTGATAAGGATAAACCAACAGAGAGTGCCAACAACAACTTGTTTCAGTTAGCCGCAAGCTGGCAAGCTAATAAGAACTTCATGTTGAAG GGAAAGCTAGGTCCTTCCAAGTCGTCTGTAGCTCTGGCATTCAAGTCATGGTGGAGACCATCCTTTACGCTTAGCGTCACAG CTGTGAATGAtcatacgaaggggacgacgtcgTACGGCTTTGGAATCCGCGTCGAGGATCTCAGGAAGGCCAG TTACGAGAAGGCCGATGCGAACTACGTGATGCTGACGCCAAACAAGCAGCACCTGGCGCCGGCCGTCATGTTTCAGTACGGGGAGCGGCCCATGTTCCAGGCGGACGTGGATTCGGGCAACTTCGACCATCTGCCTGCGGAGATGAGGCCTATCGGCAAGATACTCTAG